From Cuculus canorus isolate bCucCan1 chromosome 7, bCucCan1.pri, whole genome shotgun sequence, one genomic window encodes:
- the LOC128852714 gene encoding LOW QUALITY PROTEIN: basic proline-rich protein-like (The sequence of the model RefSeq protein was modified relative to this genomic sequence to represent the inferred CDS: deleted 1 base in 1 codon), with translation PSPLFPPLFPPPLPPPLPPPLPPPSPPSSPPPLPPPPPPPPPPPPPPPPPLPPPPVPPPPPPPPPPPPSSPPPPPPPPPSPPSPPPPSPPPPPPPPPSPPPPPPPSPPPPPPPPPPPPPPPPPPLPLPPHSPPLPPPPPPPPPPPPPPLPPPPPPPPSSPPPPPPPPPPPPSPPPPHPPPPPPSPPPPPSPPPPPPPPPPPPPPPLLPQTHHTPPPPPPSPPPPHPPPPPPPPPPPPSTSPPPPFPPPTPPPPPQPSPLPSPPPPPPPPPPPPPPLPLPPPSPPPTPTPPPPPPPPPPPPPPPPPPPPPPPPPPPPPPPPPLPPPPPSLPPPPSPPPPPPPPPPPPPPPPPPSPPPPSPPLPPLPPLPPLPPSSPLFPPSSPPLPPLFPPSSPPSPPLPPLPPLFPPSSPPLPPPFPPFPPFPPFPPLPPSSPPPPPLPPPLPPPLPPPLPSPPPSPLPPPLPPPPPLPPLPPLPPFPPLPPSSPPLPPPLPPLFPPSSPPLPPPLPPPLPPPLPPPLPPLFPPLFPPSSPPLPPPLPPF, from the exons ccttcccctcttttccctcccctcttccccccccctcttccccccccacttcccccccctcttccccccccttcccccccctcttccc cccctcctcttccccccccccccccccccccccccccccctcccccccccccccccccccccctcccccccccccccgtccccccccctcccccccctcccccccctccccccccttcctccccccccccccccccccccccccccccctcccccccctcccccccccccccttccccccctccccccccccccccccccccttccccccctccccccccccccccctcccccccccccccccctcccccccccccccctcccccccctccccccccccccccccttcccctccccccccactcccccccccttcccccccccccccccccccccccccccccccccccccccccccttcccccccccccccccccccccccctcctcccctcccccccctccccctccccctcccccccccccttcccccccccccccccaccccccccccccccctccc tccccccccccccccccctcccccccccccccccccccccctccccctcccccccccccccccccccttcttccccaaacccaccacactcccccccccccccccccctccccccctcccccccaccccccccctccccccccccccccccccccccccccctctacctccccccccccccccttccccccccccacccctccccctcccccccaaccctccccccttccttccccccccccccccccccccccccccccccccccccccccccccctcccactcccccctccctcccctccccccacccccacccccccccccccccccccccccccccccccccccccccccccccccccccccccccccccccccccccccccccccccccccccccccccccccccccccctcccccccccccccccctccctccccccccccccttccccccccccccccccccctcccccccccccccccccccccccccctccccccccctcccctccccccccctccccccctctccccccccttcccccccttcccccccttcccccctcttcccccctcttccccccctcttccccccctcttccccccctcttccccccctcttcccccccttccccccctcttcccccccttccccccctcttccccccctcttccccccctcttcccccccccttcccccccttcccccccttcccccccttcccccctcttcccccctcttccccccctc ccccccctcttcccccccctcttcccccccctcttcccccccctcttccctccccccctccctcccctcttcccccccctctccctcccc cccccccccttcccccccttcccccccttccccccttcccccctcttcccccctcttccccccctcttcccccccctcttccccccctcttccccccctcttccccccctcttcccccccctcttcccccccctcttcccccccctcttcccccccctcttccccccctcttcccccccctcttccccccctcttccccccctcttcccccccctcttccccccttc
- the LOC104067805 gene encoding pancreatic lipase-related protein 2, translating to MFAVWITTLFLLDAARGREVCYERVGCFTDNPPWSGIPGRQLAGVPSSPEDVNTKFLLYTRDNSMIHQKISATNPLTIKASNFRAHRKTCFIIHGHLGGADLPWITNMCRLMFHIEDVNCILTDWTGGSSGLYTDAVNNVRIVGAELVYLVNFLEKDYGYSPANIHFIGHSLGAHAAGEAGRRKPGIGRITGLDPAGPLFQYTPTMVRLDPSDAKFVDIIHTHAGHLFFDFAPGILQTCGHLDFYPNGGKKMPGCMQLRIPPATRNINDLMRAYRTFGCGHKRSLRYYAESIITPDGFVGYRCETYRDFILGECFPCPKEGCPLMGHHADKFLHKTEKEQQKVYLNTGASFPFARWRKEIRVRLSAAETIKGKIDIALTGTNGIRKPYTIDKGTFKPGNTYLNYIDTEISGNVSKAEFLWNKHLGHVHRACMGAEEVTIISGENGNVSAFCGCGTVPAGTWQTLAPC from the exons ATGTTTGCAGTGTGGATCActactctttttcttcttgacgCAGCCAGAG GAAGGGAAGTTTGCTATGAGAGGGTTGGATGCTTTACAGATAATCCCCCTTGGTCTGGGATCCCAGGGAGACAATTGGCAGGCGTGCCCAGCTCTCCAGAAGATGTGAACACCAAGTTCCTTCTTTACACTAGAGACAACAGCATGATACATCAA AAAATTTCTGCTACAAACCCATTGACTATTAAAGCTTCAAACTTTCGCGCGCACAGGAAAACTTGCTTCATTATACATGGGCATCTTGGTGGAGCAGATCTGCCCTGGATCACAAATATGTGCAGG CTCATGTTTCACATTGAGGACGTGAACTGCATTTTGACCGACTGGACGGGTGGTTCTAGTGGTTTGTACACTGATGCCGTTAACAACGTCCGCATTGTGGGGGCTGAGCTGGTCTATCTGGTGAACTTTCTTGAG AAAGACTATGGCTACTCTCCTGCCAACATTCATTTCATCGGCCATAGTCTCGGCGCACACGCCGCAggggaggcaggaaggaggaaacCCGGCATTGGAAGAATAACAG GTTTGGATCCAGCTGGGCCCCTTTTCCAGTATACTCCAACAATGGTTCGGCTGGATCCTTCAGATGCAAAATTCGTGGATATAATTCATACTCATGCTGGTCATTTGTTCTTTGACTTCG CTCCAGGGATTCTTCAGACTTGTGGCCACCTGGATTTTTACCCAAATGGTGGGAAGAAAATGCCAGGATGCATGCAGCTTCGTATCCCTCCTGCAACTCGGAATATCAATGACCTTATGAGAG CATATAGAACTTTTGGATGTGGACATAAAAGAAGTCTCCGATATTATGCTGAGAGTATTATCACTCCCGATGGATTTGTTGGGTACCGGTGTGAAACATACCGAGATTTCATATTG GGAGAATGCTTCCCATGTCCAAAGGAAGGATGCCCACTGATGGGGCATCATGCTGATAAGTTTttacataaaactgaaaaagaacagcaaaaggtTTATTTAAACACAGGAGCCTCCTTTCCATTTGCTC gcTGGCGAAAAGAAATACGTGTCAGACTATCTGCAGCGGAAAccataaagggaaaaatagataTAGCCTTGACTGGAACTAATGGGATTAGGAAACCCTATACAATTGACAA GGGCACATTTAAACCAGGCAACACATACTTGAACTACATCGATACAGAAATCTCTGGGAACGTTTCAAAAGCTGAGTTTCTCTGGAATAAGCATCTAGGCCATGTGCACCGAGCCTGCATGGGAGCTGAAGAAGTCACAATAATATCTGGGGAAAATGGAAACGT GTCTGCGTTCTGCGGCTGCGGAACCGTGCCAGCCGGCACGTGGCAAACCCTGGCGCCTTGCTGA